From the Chitinivibrio alkaliphilus ACht1 genome, the window AGCCCTCCCAAAGAAAGAAGTATGAGGGCAACTCCACCTATGATAATTCGTTGTTTCATCAATACATACCTCGTATACGGTCATATTGAATAATATAGTCTATGAGTTCTTGCGGGGCAACGAATCTCCTTTTTTCCATGGATGAACCTCCTGTGATTCTGTGGGAGAGTGTTCTTTCAAGGCAGGAAGGACCATTCCGTGAAAAAAAAGATCACCTTTGGCCGAGGGCGATGTCAGACTGTATTTTGAAAAAAGAGCCATTCAGCCGGAGGGTATTTCCATGACGCAGTCCCATGCTATCTACGTGCGCCCCCTTGTCCCTGCAGAAGATGCGGCAGCCGTAGCCGCTCTGGCAAAACGGGCCTTTCCCCCCACGGAATCTGTCTTTGTTGGCATAGATGATGCCGGCGGATATATCGCCGAAGCAGGGGAGCAGGTTGCCGGTGTGTGTCTTATACGGGTGGTTTCCCTTCCTGGAAAAAAGCGGGTGGGCTATGTCTCCTGGCTGATGAGTGATCCGGCATTTCGCGGCCAGGGGGGTGCTCAAAGGCTTGTGGATACGGCCACCATGCAGAGTGAGTTCTTCCGCACCGGGGAGCGTTTGGGCTGATGTTAAAAGCATAATTCCGAAGGAGTACAGAGGTTATTTTTTCGCTGTTGCGATTCGTCTCTCCTGTTGTACTCTT encodes:
- a CDS encoding GNAT family N-acetyltransferase encodes the protein MTQSHAIYVRPLVPAEDAAAVAALAKRAFPPTESVFVGIDDAGGYIAEAGEQVAGVCLIRVVSLPGKKRVGYVSWLMSDPAFRGQGGAQRLVDTATMQSEFFRTGERLG